A window from Macaca thibetana thibetana isolate TM-01 chromosome 7, ASM2454274v1, whole genome shotgun sequence encodes these proteins:
- the LOC126958307 gene encoding uncharacterized protein LOC126958307 encodes MLFASCSGLVILLIIRRTNGDSVTQTEGPVTLPERAALTLNCTYQTSYSAFIFWYVQYPNKEPELLLKSSENQETNSRGFQASHVKSDSSFHLEKPSVQLSDSAVYYCVLRDTVGGTAARAQHKPRGPQVGPGCQRLWEGALFSVSRVLPCSLPPCNSSSDSLVPRSHGDFTLHHTEELGEEQSKAEPKLCFLEMLLSSVQMSLLPLRWHTFLRSDINLLCDSSVGLC; translated from the exons ATGCTGTTTGCTTCCTGCTCAGGACTTGTGATCTTGTTGATAATCA gaAGGACCAATGGAGACTCGGTGACCCAGACAGAAGGTCCAGTTACCCTCCCTGAGAGGGCAGCTCTAACATTAAACTGCACTTATCAGACCAGCTATTCAGCTTTTATATTCTGGTATGTCCAGTATCCAAACAAAGAGCCTGAGCTCCTCCTGAAAAGTTCAGAAAACCAGGAGACGAACAGCAGAGGTTTTCAGGCCAGTCATGTCAAGAGTGACAGTTCCTTCCATCTGGAGAAACCCTCGGTGCAGCTGTCGGACTCTGCCGTGTActactgtgttctgagagacacAGTGGGAGGGACTGCAGCGAGAGCCCAGCACAAACCCCGGGGGCCGCAGGTGGGGCCTGGGTGTCAGCGGCTTTGGGAGGGGGCGTTATTTTCTGTCTCCAGGGTTCTACCCTGCAGCCTTCCTCCATGTAATTCCAGCTCTGATTCTTTGGTGCCAAGAAGCCATGGAGATTTTACATTACACCACACAGAGGAATTGGGGGAGGAACAGTCTAAAGCAGAACCTAAGCTCTGTTTTCTAGAAATGCTTCTGTCCTCAGTCCAGATGTCTCTTCTTCCCCTCAGATGGCATACATTCCTGAGAAGTGACATTAACTTGCTATGTGACAGTTCAGTTGGTCTATGCTGA